In Haemophilus parainfluenzae, one genomic interval encodes:
- a CDS encoding phosphatidate cytidylyltransferase: MLKERVLSAIVLIALVLCALFLFTPFYFALALGFVATLGIWEWAQFARFKNPLARLCIAAFLGAFIFLWLYNEGNYLDAGRVFENYLPLLLLNSVGWWALALVLVVTYPSSAKFWGKNIPLQVLFAFSTLIPFVAAVLRLRLDNYTADPHHGLFLLLYVFVLVWAADSGAYFAGRAFGKHKLAPKVSPGKTWQGVFGGMITAAVLAFVFIHFSGETLLGSRAMSGFVVLSVATVAISVLGDLAESMFKRESGIKDSSQLIPGHGGILDRIDSLTAAVPFFTYFYFFVL; the protein is encoded by the coding sequence ATGCTTAAAGAACGTGTATTATCAGCCATTGTGTTGATTGCTTTGGTATTATGTGCCTTGTTCTTATTTACCCCATTTTATTTTGCCCTAGCCTTGGGCTTTGTGGCGACACTTGGTATTTGGGAGTGGGCTCAATTTGCTCGTTTTAAAAATCCTTTGGCACGCCTTTGTATCGCAGCATTTCTAGGCGCATTTATCTTCCTCTGGCTTTATAACGAAGGTAATTATTTAGATGCAGGTCGAGTATTTGAAAACTACTTGCCGCTTTTATTGCTAAATTCAGTCGGTTGGTGGGCGCTTGCATTAGTATTAGTGGTGACTTATCCAAGCTCAGCGAAGTTTTGGGGTAAAAATATCCCTTTACAAGTCTTGTTTGCTTTCTCTACGCTGATTCCTTTTGTTGCCGCAGTCTTACGTTTACGTTTAGATAATTATACAGCTGATCCTCATCATGGTTTATTCTTGTTGCTTTATGTGTTTGTATTGGTATGGGCAGCGGACTCTGGTGCCTATTTTGCGGGACGAGCCTTTGGTAAGCACAAGCTTGCGCCGAAAGTATCACCAGGAAAAACATGGCAAGGCGTATTTGGTGGCATGATCACTGCGGCGGTATTGGCATTTGTATTTATCCATTTCTCTGGTGAAACCTTATTAGGTAGTCGTGCAATGAGTGGTTTTGTTGTGCTTTCTGTGGCAACAGTGGCTATTTCTGTATTGGGTGACTTAGCAGAAAGTATGTTTAAACGTGAATCAGGCATTAAAGACAGTAGTCAATTAATTCCAGGTCATGGCGGTATTTTAGATCGTATTGATAGTTTAACAGCCGCAGTACCATTCTTCACATACTTCTATTTCTTTGTGTTATAG